The following coding sequences are from one Lolium rigidum isolate FL_2022 chromosome 6, APGP_CSIRO_Lrig_0.1, whole genome shotgun sequence window:
- the LOC124662664 gene encoding chloride channel protein CLC-c-like: MVRSVAARETVAEPPTPQATPMSATAPTSARSVRWGDLEDAAGALDRPLLRQRGANTTSQMAVVGANVCPIESLDYEIVENDVYKQDWRSRGKIQVFHYQVMKWVLALLVGSVVGLVGFFNNIAVENIAGYKLLLTSNLMMQNRNLEAFLLFMACNVVLAASAAAICAYFAPAAAGSGIPEVKSYLNGVDAHSILAPSTLLVKIIGSIFGVSAGFVLGKEGPMVHTGACIASLLGQGGSRKYGLTWNWIRYFKNDLDRRDLITCGAAAGVTAAFRAPVGGVLFALEEATSWWRSALLWRTFSTTAVALMVLKSLIEYCRSGNCGLFGEGGLIMFDVSSRVTTYTAVDIVVVIVLGILGGLFGALFNHLLGRVLGKYGFINAKGAPYKILLTAFISIVSSCCSFGLSSLSPCIPCPPDLPAGRCPTIGRSGNFKKFWCPAGQYNALASLFLNTNDDAIRNLFSGGTDSEFNVWTLLVFFIAIYSLALITYGVAVPSGLFIPVILSGATFGRLLGKVFGSGTGLDTGLFALLGAASFLGGTMRMTVSVCVILLELTNDLLLLPLIMLVLLISKTVADCFNKGVYDQIVQMKGLPFLEVHGEACMRSLVAGDVISGPVITFSSVERVGAVVSTLRRTGHNGFPVIEDEPFAPAPELCGLVLRSHLLVLLQGKVFTRARVKTSAAEVFRKLKPFDFAKVGSSGKALEVDELGLTDEDMEMYVDLHPITNRSPYTVVENMSLAKAAVLFRDLGLRHMCVVPRTPGRPPVLGILTRHDFMPQYIRGLFQNVLRE, translated from the exons ATGGTTAGATCTGTGGCTGCACGAGAAACTGTCGCCGAGCCGCCAACGCCTCAGGCGACGCCGATGTCGGCAACGGCACCGACGTCTGCAAGGTCTGTGAGGTGGGGAGACCTCGAGGATGCGGCCGGCGCGCTGGATCGGCCTCTGCTGCGTCAGCGTGGCGCCAACACGACGTCCCAGATGGCCGTCGTCGGCGCCAACGTCTGCCCCATTGAGAGTCTCGACTACGA AATCGTTGAGAACGACGTGTACAAACAGGACTGGAGATCCAGGGGGAAGATCCAGGTCTTCCACTACCAGGTCATGAAATGGGTCCTGGCTCTCCTTGTGGGATCAGTCGTTGGCCTTGTAGGGTTCTTCAACAACATCGCCGTCGAGAACATCGCCGGGTACAAGCTGCTCCTGACCAGCAACCTCATGATGCAAAACAG GAACCTGGAGGCGTTCCTTCTGTTCATGGCTTGCAACGTGGTGCTGGCGGCCTCCGCAGCTGCGATTTGCGCCTACTTCGCCCCCGCGGCAGCCGGCTCTGGCATACCGGAGGTGAAGTCCTATCTGAACGGCGTCGACGCGCACTCCATCTTAGCGCCCAGCACCCTCTTAGTGAAG ATTATTGGCTCCATATTTGGGGTGTCTGCCGGTTTTGTGCTGGGCAAGGAAGGGCCGATGGTGCACACTGGTGCCTGCATTGCCTCCTTGCTCGGCCAAGGCGGTTCGCGCAAGTATGGCCTCACCTGGAACTGGATCAGGTACTTCAAGAACGACTTGGATCGCAGGGACCTGATCACATGCGGCGCTGCGGCAGGCGTCACTGCGGCTTTCCGTGCCCCTGTCGGCGGTGTCCTCTTTGCGCTTGAGGAGGCCACTTCTTG GTGGCGGAGCGCTCTTCTCTGGAGGACATTCTCCACGACGGCGGTGGCATTGATGGTGCTGAAGTCTCTGATTGAGTACTGCCGCAGCGGCAACTGCGGCCTTTTCGGCGAAGGAGGTCTGATCATGTTCGATGTCAGCTCACGGGTGACGACGTACACCGCCGTAGACATCGTCGTGGTCATAGTGCTTGGCATCCTGGGTGGGTTGTTCGGAGCCCTCTTCAACCACCTCCTCGGCCGGGTCCTTGGCAAATATGGCTTCATCAACGC GAAGGGCGCGCCATACAAGATCCTTTTGACGGCATTCATCTCCATTGTCAGCTCATGCTGCTCCTTCGGCCTGTCATCGCTGTCGCCGTGCATCCCCTGCCCGCCCGATCTTCCCGCAGGCAGGTGCCCGACTATCGGCCGGTCCGGCAACTTCAAGAAGTTCTGGTGCCCGGCAGGGCAGTACAATGCGCTGGCCTCCCTATTCCTCAACACCAACGACGACGCCATCCGCAACCTCTTCAGCGGTGGCACCGACAGCGAGTTCAATGTGTGGACGCTGCTGGTCTTCTTCATAGCCATCTACTCACTCGCCCTTATTACATATGGCGTCGCCGTGCCATCGGGCCTATTCATCCCCGTCATCCTCTCCGGCGCCACATTCGGCCGCCTCCTCGGTAAGGTATTCGGATCCGGCACCGGCCTCGACACAGGCCTCTTCGCGCTCCTTGGCGCCGCATCCTTCCTCGGCGGCACGATgcggatgacggtgtcggtgtgcGTGATCCTGCTGGAGCTCACCAATGACCTGCTTCTGCTGCCGCTCATCATGCTTGTCCTGCTCATCTCCAAGACGGTGGCGGACTGCTTCAACAAGGGCGTGTATGACCAGATTGTGCAGATGAAGGGGTTGCCCTTCCTGGAGGTGCACGGCGAGGCGTGCATGCGGAGCCTGGTCGCCGGCGACGTCATTTCTGGGCCCGTCATCACCTTCTCTAGCGTGGAGCGCGTGGGGGCCGTGGTGAGCACGCTGCGACGCACGGGCCACAACGGGTTCCCCGTGATCGAGGACGAGCCCTTCGCGCCGGCGCCGGAGCTGTGCGGCCTCGTGCTGCGCTCCCACCTGCTCGTGCTGCTCcagggaaaggtcttcaccagggCCCGCGTCAAGACCAGCGCCGCCGAGGTCTTCCGCAAGCTCAAGCCCTTCGACTTCGCCAAGGTCGGCTCGTCCGGGAAGGCGCTGGAGGTGGACGAGCTGGGGCTCACCGACGAGGACATGGAGATGTACGTGGACCTCCACCCCATCACCAACCGCTCGCCCTACACCGTCGTCGAGAACATGTCGCTCGCCAAGGCCGCCGTGCTcttccgcgacctcggcctccgcCACATGTGCGTCGTACCCAGGACGCCAGGG AGGCCGCCGGTGCTGGGCATCCTCACAAGGCACGACTTCATGCCGCAGTACATCCGCGGGCTGTTCCAGAATGTCCTTCGTGAGTAG